The proteins below are encoded in one region of Stigmatopora argus isolate UIUO_Sarg chromosome 2, RoL_Sarg_1.0, whole genome shotgun sequence:
- the tradd gene encoding tumor necrosis factor receptor type 1-associated DEATH domain protein, which yields MADKVLDGGPWTGCAVMFLRSLCPDANLLSLYKNEEGTFLLFKVIKLTLRDSAGGLAGYEILKFHDADPYFGVEVKFVDLVACRQFLESYGSGAVRQAISQHACRLLALAQEFTVETQLKAGTHILDRCLDKPELCLQQIHLSKPERLRDEEIERLEARLKLQVLGPEVPSNCFRFQNKILEDRMLTAADVQNFANGVGRQWKHVGRTLGRECRALNDTAIDNLAYEYAREGLYEQAYQLLSRFVQASGRAAKLSRLVKALEDCKLTGLAESILDIQPRE from the exons ATGGCTGACAAGGTTTTAGACGGAGGACCCTGGACAGGCTGCGCTGTTATGTTTCTGCGCTCGCTCTGCCCAGATGCAAACCTGCTATCTCTCTACAAGAACGAGGAGGGAACGTTCCTTCTTTTTAAAGTCATCAAACTGACTCTTAGGG ATTCCGCAGGGGGACTGGCCGGTTACGAAATACTGAAATTTCACGACGCCGATCCCTACTTTGGAGTGGAGGTGAAGTTTGTGGATCTCGTGGCGTGTCGGCAGTTCCTGGAGAGCTACGGCTCCGGAGCGGTGCGTCAGGCCATCTCTCAGCACGCTTGTCGGCTCCTCGCACTGGCTCAAGAGTTCACCGTGGAAACGCAGCTCAAGGCGGGAACGCATATCTTGGATCGATGTTTGGACAAGCCGGAGCTTTGTCTGCAGCAAATTCATCTCTCCAAG CCCGAGCGATTGCGCGATGAAGAAATCGAACGACTGGAGGCCCGTCTGAAGTTGCAAGTCCTAGGGCCGGAAGTCCCCAGTAACTGCTTcaggtttcaaaataaaattttgg AGGACCGAATGCTGACGGCGGCAGACGTTCAGAACTTCGCCAACGGAGTGGGCCGTCAGTGGAAGCACGTGGGGAGGACCCTGGGGAGGGAGTGCCGCGCTCTGAATGATACGGCCATTGACAACCTGGCCTACGAGTACGCCAGGGAAGGCCTTTACGAGCAGGCCTATCAGCTCCTGAGCCGCTTCGTCCAGGCGTCGGGGAGGGCGGCCAAGCTGAGCCGGCTGGTCAAAGCGCTGGAGGACTGCAAACTCACCGGCCTGGCCGAATCCATTCTGGACATACAGCCGCGAGAATGA
- the ogfod1 gene encoding prolyl 3-hydroxylase OGFOD1 has protein sequence MASKRAQGDCFKSNKKKKKLNNCGETAELCSVVRDENVKRAVKEAWSQKSNYTHGDLELDCHPFPHCIIKNFIRSENFLENVQKELLALNFHVKSNDLYKFQQSVGLRKRTEPHIAGVRSALFTQFRPWLEEVLNVKLEPHVDISCSKYEYTDVLLCHDDELEGRHVAFILYLVPPWLSSDGGFLDLYQTDAHVQPQSIVKSIVPSWNTLVIFEVSPVSYHQVSEVLSREKCRLSLSGWFHRPTPERPPPYVEPLVSRGEHLPRDETILLEWINPLYLDISYQEQIQEKFEECSEIQLKDFLREEKFNQVREAVQLAQIQWTRRGPDNKRRYDTACMDTLPECVNACWELLRSEAFFLLLSNFTGLRLHYLCPADDDDDDETKDEEAAGASNERREKSEPSIPKCCGELRRWSHGGYTLMHDSAQAEYALDLLLPFCCAEWNAEFGGYTCYIAKEEDEELLTINPEDNSLALVYRDKETLKFVKHINHKSTCDSTSSRFYDFSFVYYE, from the exons ATGGCAAGCAAAAGGGCACAAGGGGATTGTTTTAAGtcaaacaagaagaagaagaagctgaatAACTGCGGAGAAACGGCAGAACTTTGCTCTGTCGTTCGAGACGAGAACGTGAAGCGGGCAGTGAAGGAAGCTTGGAGCCAGAAGTCCAACTATACTCACG GTGATTTGGAGTTGGACTGCCATCCTTTCCCTCATTGTATCATTAAAAACTTCATCAGAAGTGAGAATTTCTTGGAGAATGTGCAGAAAGAACTGCTAGCGCTCAACTTTCACGTCAAGTCCAATGATCTCTACAAATTTCAACAG TCAGTTGGCTTGAGAAAACGGACTGAACCACACATCGCAGGCGTGAG ATCAGCTCTATTTACTCAATTTCGGCCATGGCTGGAAGAGGTTTTAAACGTGAAATTGGAGCCACATGTGGACATTTCTTGTTCTAAATATGAATACACgg ATGTTCTTTTGTGCCATGATGATGAACTAGAGGGGAGGCATGTTGccttcattctttatcttgtcCCTCCGTGGCTGAGCAGCGATGGAGGATTCCTCGATCTTTACCAAACGGacg CTCATGTCCAACCACAGAGTATCGTCAAGTCCATCGTGCCTTCCTGGAACACGCTGGTCATTTTTGAAGTgtctccggtttcctaccaccaA GTGTCTGAGGTGTTATCACGGGAAAAGTGTCGCCTATCTCTGAGCGGATGGTTTCACAGGCCCACTCCGGAGCGTCCTCCCCCCTACGTGGAGCCTCTCGTTTCGCGCGGCGAACACTTACCGAGAGAC GAAACAATCCTGCTAGAGTGGATCAATCCACTCTACTTGGATATTTCCTACCAGGAGCAGATTCAGGAAAAATTTGAGGAATGCTCGGAAATTCAGCTGAAAGATTTTCTACGG GAGGAGAAATTCAACCAGGTGCGTGAAGCTGTGCAATTGGCTCAGATTCAGTGGACGCGGAGGGGTCCCGACAATAAGAG ACGCTACGACACAGCCTGCATGGACACTTTGCCCGAGTGCGTGAACGCTTGTTGGGAGCTCCTTCGTTCCGAagccttcttcctcctcctgtcCAACTTCACAGGCCTCCGCTTACACTACCTGTGTCCCGctgacgacgatgacgacgacgagaCTAAAGACGAAGAAGCGGCAGGCGCCTCAAATGAAAGGCGCGAAAAGTCAG AGCCGAGCATCCCCAAATGCTGCGGTGAACTGCGACGATGGTCACACGGCGGCTACACTTTGATGCACGATTCGGCGCAAGCGGAATATGCGCTGGACCTCCTTTTGCCTTTTTGCTGTGCAG AATGGAACGCAGAGTTCGGAGGCTACACTTGTTACATTGCGAAAGAAGAGGACGAGGAG ttGCTGACCATCAATCCCGAAGATAATTCCCTGGCCCTGGTGTACCGAGACAAGGAAACTCTCAAATTTGTCAAACACATCAACCACAAAAGCACCTGCGATTCTACTAGCAGTCGATTctatgacttttcttttgtgtattatgaataa
- the nudt21 gene encoding cleavage and polyadenylation specificity factor subunit 5, giving the protein MSVAPPSRSNTGWPRGGAAQFGGKYMTGPTKPLTLERTINLYPLTNYTFGTKEPLYEKDSSVAARFQRMREEFDKMGMRRTVEGVLIVHEHRLPHVLLLQLGTTFFKLPGGELSPGEDEVEGLKRLMTEILGRQDGVKQDWVIDDCIGNWWRPNFEPPQYPYIPAHITKPKEHKKLFLVQLQEKALFAVPKNYKLVAAPLFELYDNAPGYGPIISSLPQLLSRFNFIYN; this is encoded by the exons ATGTCGGTTGCGCCTCCCAGTCGCTCGAACACAGGTTGGCCGCGCGGCGGGGCGGCTCAGTTCGGAGGCAAATACATGACCGGGCCGACGAAGCCTCTCACCCTGGAGAGGACCATCAACCT GTACCCGCTCACCAACTACACGTTTGGGACCAAGGAGCCTTTGTATGAGAAGGATAGTTCGGTGGCTGCCAGGTTCCAACGGATGCGTGAGGAGTTCGACAAGATGGGCATGAGGAGGACAGTGGAGGGTGTGCTGATTGTCCACGAGCACAGACTGCCGCACGTCTTACTTCTGCAGCTGGGcactactttttttaaact GCCTGGTGGAGAGTTGAGTCCAGGAGAAGATGAGGTGGAAGGTCTGAAACGCCTAATGACCGAG ATTCTTGGACGACAGGACGGGGTGAAGCAAGACTGGGTGATTGATGACTGTATTGGCAACTGGTGGCGCCCTAACTTTGAGCCTCCGCAG TATCCCTACATTCCAGCTCACATTACCAAACCTAAGGAGCATAAGAAACTTTTCCTGGTTCAGCTTCAGGAAAAAG cacTGTTTGCCGTCCCAAAAAATTATAAACTGGTGGCAGCGCCCTTGTTTGAGCTGTACGACAATGCCCCCGGATATGGACCCATCATTTCCAGTCTACCGCAACTCCTGAGCAG gttCAACTTCATCTACAACTAA
- the LOC144067046 gene encoding uncharacterized protein LOC144067046 has translation MELPLGGPALRHYTQSRPRPHRQKLNYRPGRAQETIIESENEVLELIGRVDEGVEEFFTKRVLPTDTEQAPDEEPESITVDEVVPATSVPCVPCPPPTKTLRRKLGDFFTLRKRRGVKSETGHESRPKKASIADLIRPLREAARAEKEKDKDKVKEQDKENEKEKGKEQPGGVSAEATAQETPASDAPALRGEVAPPRRALREGKSQSLILLSGSAAGSANARKKQFEGQHSFEQKLHLMLQRIGVSKAQPEETQNPEREMKKAESEGTIIDNKAEPTPTFAKHRTMSASSDTRRQIRPSMSAHESAGKPALPPKPVLKSGLGPSTSGRNTPENDLVQIAEGETSTPTKEKSPTAAPSGPSTPAEMSSATLQLADVTISTSQPDVLTTNTMPANGGEYDEKASDPEAQSISSEPHASSTQSVLNGPPNALPCTSPDSPSPSAASDSTTVTSISALATLSSKISESEANMAVKPTSPVSNGLVSVSEVAISVSCSEEASPPVPMQTGDIKSDPATSPPTLTVEDFGAASPIGTKSTDVAPSSTPPESDSSITSSPTLPPTSTTSTPTTRSMDCVESSPPILLSTSSKETKLTESTTATSANEVALMTPDAISSDPLSSKKTISIVTSATTAPGDSGVTRQGLVVARESPSQDLQTNLDEKSSPTVKDADMKATLVQKPKRDEESANGEAMADCKEGEHCQKKAAQDDVDEAAKKEAREANVEAEDITTASEEGATQPAPEKEFPNKAEINK, from the exons ATGGAGCTGCCATTGGGCGGACCAGCGCTCAGGCACTACACCCAGAGCCGACCGAGACCCCACCGGCAAAAACTCAACTACCGTCCCGGCAGAGCGCAG GAGACAATAATTGAGAGTGAAAATGAAGTTCTTGAGCTCATCGGGCGTGTCGATGAAGGAGTGGAGGAGTTCTTTACAAAGAGAGTTCTTCCTACTGATACAGA GCAAGCACCAGATGAGGAACCTGAGTCTATCACAGTGGATGAAGTGGTTCCTGCCACTTCTGTCCCTTGTGTCCCTTGTCCACCCCCAACGAAAACACTTCGGAGGAAGCTGGGGGATTTCTTTACCCTCCGAAAGCGAAGAGGTGTGAAATCAGAGACGGGCCACGAGAGTCGACCCAAAAAGGCCTCCATCGCTGATCTCATTCGCCCTCTTAGGGAGGCGGCCAGAGCtgagaaagaaaaagataaGGACAAAGTCAAGGAGCAAGACAAGgagaatgaaaaggaaaaagggAAAGAGCAGCCCGGTGGTGTTAGCGCAGAGGCAACGGCGCAGGAAACACCTGCTTCTGATGCTCCGGCACTCAGAGGTGAAGTAGCGCCACCCCGTCGTGCTCTCAGGGAAGGGAAGTCCCAGTCTCTTATTTTACTGTCGGGATCGGCAGCAGGAAGCGCCAATGCCAGAAAG AAACAATTTGAAGGCCAACATAGCTTTGAACAGAAACTTCATCTTATGCTTCAACGTATTGGAGTTTCCAAAGCACAGCCAGAAGAGACGCAG AAtccagagagagagatgaaaaAGGCAGAATCCGAAG GTACCATAATTGACAATAAAGCTGAGCCCACTCCAACCTTTGCAAAACACAGAACTATGTCAGCATCCTCAg ATACAAGACGTCAAATTCGTCCAAGCATGTCAGCACATGAGTCAGCTGGAAAACCGGCTTTGCCTCCAAAGCCGGTCCTCAAATCTGGGCTGGGCCCCTCAACATCTGGCCGCAACACGCCTGAGAACGACTTGGTCCAAATAGCGGAGGGGGAAACAAGCACACCCACTAAAGAAAAAAGTCCAACTGCTGCTCCATCTGGCCCCTCCACTCCCGCTGAAATGTCAAGCGCAACCCTCCAGTTGGCTGACGTGACCATCTCAACTTCTCAGCCGGATGTGCTCACCACTAACACGATGCCCGCTAATGGCGGAGAATACGACGAGAAGGCTTCCGACCCTGAAGCTCAGTCTATTAGCTCCGAACCACACGCTTCGAGCACCCAGTCGGTCCTTAACGGACCCCCCAACGCTCTCCCTTGTACTTCCCCAGATTCTCCCAGCCCCTCTGCTGCTTCCGACTCGACAACAGTAACTTCCATTTCTGCCCTGGCAACGCTCTCTAGTAAAATCAGTGAAAGCGAAGCAAATATGGCCGTGAAACCGACAAGTCCAGTATCGAATGGTTTGGTTTCCGTTAGCGAAGTGGCTATTTCTGTCAGTTGCAGCGAAGAAGCATCTCCTCCAGTCCCTATGCAAACTGGAGACATCAAATCCGACCCTGCTACCAGTCCTCCTACTCTAACTGTTGAAGATTTCGGCGCAGCATCTCCGATCGGTACGAAAAGCACAGATGTGGCCCCGAGCTCAACTCCTCCTGAATCTGATAGCTCCATTACCAGCTCCCCCACCCTTCCTCCTACAAGCACCACCTCCACTCCCACCACCAGATCTATGGACTGTGTGGAGTCTTCCCCTCCCATTCTTCTATCAACCTCATCCAAGGAAACCAAGCTCACCGAGTCCACCACCGCCACCAGCGCTAATGAGGTTGCTTTGATGACTCCAGATGCAATTAGCTCTGATCCACTTTCCTCGAAGAAGACCATCTCTATCGTCACATCAGCCACCACCGCTCCTGGAGACTCCGGCGTTACCAGACAAGGTCTAGTCGTCGCCCGTGAAAGTCCAAGCCAAGATTTACAAACTAATCTTGACGAAAAATCAAGCCCTACTGTAAAAGATGCGG ATATGAAGGCAACATTGGTCCAAAAGCCCAAACGAGATGAGGAAAGTGCCAACGGTGAAGCCATGGCCGATTGTAAAGAGGGAGAGCACTGTCAGAAGAAAGCCGCTCAAGACGACGTTGATGAAGCGGCAAAGAAAGAAGCCCGAGAAGCAAATGTGGAAGCTGAAGACATCACAACTGCGAGTGAAGAGGGGGCCACTCAACCTGCACCAGAGAAGGAGTTTCCAAATAaagcagaaataaataaatga
- the ctcf gene encoding transcriptional repressor CTCF, translated as MEGDVVSMETALAPEGGVLPEAGDAVIQGTTGASQAVEVPGNMEMMVMDALDPALLQMKTEVLEGGGTVTVTGGDEGQIITLQVVNMEEQAGAALGLGQLQLVQVPVTSTSVDGLQATYVDGSSNKDAEPVICHTLPLPEGFQVVKVGANGEVETVEQEELHAVHEELQATRVEEEQEDGDVTEQDPPESQAGWQKDPDYQPIATIRKGKKGKKSRLRYAEGDRDMDVSVYDFEEEQQEGLLSEVNAEKVVGNMKPPKPTKIKKKGVKKTFQCELCSYTCPRRSNLDRHMKSHTDERPHKCHLCGRAFRTVTLLRNHLNTHTGTRPHKCTDCDMAFVTSGELVRHRRYKHTHEKPFKCSMCDYCSVEVSKLKRHIRSHTGERPFQCSLCSYASRDTYKLKRHMRTHSGEKPYECYICHARFTQSGTMKMHILQKHTENVAKFHCPHCDTVIARKSDLGVHLRKQHSFIEKGKKCRYCDAVFHERYALIQHQKTHKNEKRFKCDQCDYCCKQERHMIMHKRTHTGEKPFSCSQCEKTFRQKQLLDMHFKRYHDPSFVPTAFVCSKCNKTFTRRNTMLRHAENCMGDVIGDQNGTPPKKGRRGRKRKMQDRHDDDDDEEDTEPELDELEDDDDLLDDIELEQAPPVVPVAAPEEPPVKRKRGRPPKNKPNVAPVIQVLDETPEQVEDIIVKKEVGAEPDDMEEEGATQEVVVGEGDATIQLEELSQEQEMQLSEAPPNGDLTPEMILSMMDR; from the exons ATGGAGGGCGACGTCGTTTCCATGGAAACCGCCCTGGCTCCCGAAGGCGGGGTCCTGCCCGAAGCCGGGGACGCCGTGATCCAAGGCACCACGGGAGCCTCGCAGGCGGTGGAGGTTCCCGGCAACATGGAGATGATGGTGATGGACGCGCTGGACCCGGCCCTCTTACAAATGAAGACAGAGGTGTTGGAAGGAGGCGGCACGGTTACTGTAACTGGTGGGGATGAGGGTCAGATCATCACCCTTCAG GTTGTCAACATGGAGGAACAGGCTGGAGCTGCTCTAGGACTTGGACAGCTTCAACTAGTGCAGGTTCCCGTCACTTCAACTTCGGTGGATGGCCTCCAAGCGACCTATGTAGATGGATCATCTAATAAAGATGCAGAGCCAGTTATCTGTCACACCCTGCCCTTACCTGAAGGCTTCCAG GTGGTAAAAGTGGGGGCCAATGGTGAAGTGGAGACAGTAGAGCAAGAGGAGCTTCATGCGGTCCACGAAGAGCTCCAAGCGACGAGGGTAGAAGAGGAACAGGAAGACGGCGACGTGACCGAGCAGGATCCTCCTGAGTCTCAGGCCGGATGGCAGAAGGACCCCGACTATCAGCCCATTGCGACAATCCGCAAAGGAAAGAAGGGGAAAAAGAGCCGCCTGCGCTATGCAGAGGGTGACAGAGACATGGATGTGTCTGTATACGACTTTGAGGAAGAGCAACAGGAAGGGCTTCTGTCAGAGGTCAATGCAGAGAAAGTAGTTGGAAACATGAAACCGCCCAAGCCCACTAAGATCAAGAAAAAGG GAGTGAAGAAGACCTTCCAGTGTGAACTGTGTAGCTACACTTGTCCCCGGCGCTCCAACCTGGATCGACACATGAAAAGCCACACGGACGAAAGGCCGCACAAATGTCACTTGTGCGGAAGGGCCTTCAGAACAGTCACCTTGCTGAGAAACCATCTCAACACTCACACAG GCACTCGGCCACACAAATGCACAGATTGCGACATGGCCTTTGTGACCAGCGGAGAGTTGGTGCGCCATCGTCGCTACAAGCACACGCACGAGAAGCCCTTCAAGTGCTCCATGTGCGACTATTGCAGTGTGGAG GTGAGTAAATTGAAGCGCCACATCCGCTCTCACACTGGGGAGCGTCCCTTCCAGTGCAGTCTTTGCAGCTATGCTAGCAGGGACACGTACAAACTGAAAAGACACATGAGGACACACTCAG GCGAGAAGCCGTACGAGTGCTACATTTGTCACGCTCGTTTCACCCAGAGCGGGACCATGAAGATGCACATTCTACAGAAACACACGGAGAATGTGGCCAAGTTCCACTGTCCCCATTGCGACACCGTCATCGCCCGCAAGAGCGACCTGG GGGTTCACTTGAGAAAGCAGCATTCATTTATCGAGAAGGGAAAAAAGTGTCGTTACTGCGACGCCGTGTTCCACGAGCGATACGCTCTCATCCAGCACCAGAAGACTCACAAGAATGAGAAACGTTTCAAGTGCGACCAGTGCGACTACTGCTGCAAACAG GAACGCCACATGATCATGCACAAGCGGACACACACCGGAGAGAAGCCTTTTTCCTGTAGTCAGTGCGAGAAAACGTTCAGACAAAAGCAGCTTCTGGACATGCACTTCAAGCGCTACCACGACCCTAGCTTTGTGCCCACCGCCTTCGTCTGCAGCAAGTGCAACAAGACGTTCACCCGCAGG AACACCATGCTGCGCCATGCCGAGAACTGCATGGGTGATGTGATCGGAGACCAAAACGGAACTCCGCCCAAAAAGGGTCGCCGAGGCAGAAAGAGGAAGATGCAGGACaggcatgatgatgatgatgatgaggaggacaCAG AACCTGAACTGGATGAGCTTGAAGATGATGACGATTTGTTAGATGACATTGAATTGGAACAGGCTCCACCGGTAGTTCCCGTTGCCGCTCCTGAAGAGCCACCGGTCAAGAGGAAGCGCGGTCGCCCCCCAAAGAACAAGCCAAACG TGGCGCCCGTCATCCAAGTGTTGGACGAGACCCCGGAACAGGTGGAGGACATCATCGTGAAAAAGGAGGTGGGCGCCGAACCGGATGACATGGAAGAGGAGGGGGCCACACAGGAGGTGGTTGTGGGCGAAGGAGACGCCACCATTCAGCTGGAGGAGCTGTCCCAAGAACAGGAGATGCAGCTGTCAGAGGCCCCGCCTAACGGAGACCTCACCCCCGAGATGATCCTCAGCATGATGGACCGGTGA